From Labilithrix sp., a single genomic window includes:
- a CDS encoding DUF4236 domain-containing protein: MGFRFGKSFRLPGGFRLNVSKKGLGASWGVKGFRVGTGPRGSRVSAYVPGTGLGWSSSLSGGRSRSGGASWSGATRTAERAARAEQRRLEAQARELARAEERQRAAYEVACFENRLALLTSLHKESWSPWDWNAIAASPPPPPPPHLRNAEHAALQALSAWQPSFTDKMMGRVETVRQQLHAAVEQARAQEWGAYQQALGHHQQEVARWQWFVNLARGINQGDLDAYEAALEHLSPFGELRQLGGEIEATALAPLVAEARLRVNGKDVIPAEILSLTKTGKRSTKKMPVQRFWELYQDHVCSAMFRIARELFALLPVEVALVHGRGWVLDTAIGNYVERALVSVAFTRTEFAALNLDLIDPSDALERFPHAMEFSKKVGLEPVDEISLDTILEAAGLEPAGLQ; this comes from the coding sequence GTGGGGTTCCGCTTCGGAAAGAGCTTCCGTCTGCCCGGAGGCTTCAGGCTCAACGTCAGCAAGAAGGGGCTCGGCGCCTCGTGGGGCGTGAAGGGGTTTCGCGTCGGCACCGGCCCCCGAGGGTCGCGTGTCAGCGCATACGTCCCGGGAACCGGCCTCGGCTGGAGTAGCTCGCTCAGTGGTGGCAGGAGTCGTAGTGGCGGGGCTTCGTGGTCTGGAGCGACGCGGACCGCCGAGCGAGCGGCGCGGGCCGAACAACGACGACTCGAGGCGCAGGCACGCGAGCTCGCGCGTGCGGAGGAACGACAGAGAGCAGCCTATGAGGTCGCATGCTTCGAGAATCGACTTGCGCTCCTGACCTCGCTCCATAAGGAGTCGTGGAGCCCCTGGGATTGGAACGCGATCGCGGCGAGTCCACCCCCACCGCCGCCCCCGCACCTTCGAAACGCTGAGCACGCCGCGCTGCAGGCTCTCTCCGCGTGGCAGCCGTCGTTCACCGACAAGATGATGGGCCGTGTCGAGACCGTGCGTCAGCAACTCCACGCTGCGGTCGAGCAAGCACGTGCGCAGGAGTGGGGCGCCTACCAGCAGGCGCTCGGCCACCATCAGCAGGAGGTTGCTCGATGGCAGTGGTTCGTGAACCTTGCGCGCGGGATCAACCAGGGCGATCTCGACGCGTACGAAGCGGCGCTCGAGCACCTGTCGCCGTTCGGTGAGCTTCGTCAACTCGGCGGAGAGATCGAGGCGACGGCGTTGGCTCCGCTCGTCGCGGAGGCTCGCCTGCGCGTGAACGGCAAGGACGTGATCCCCGCAGAGATCCTCTCGCTGACGAAGACCGGGAAGCGATCAACCAAGAAGATGCCGGTCCAGCGGTTCTGGGAGCTGTACCAGGACCACGTATGCAGCGCGATGTTCCGGATCGCGCGCGAGCTCTTCGCCCTCCTTCCTGTCGAAGTGGCGCTGGTTCACGGCCGCGGATGGGTTCTCGACACGGCAATCGGCAACTACGTCGAACGAGCGCTCGTTTCGGTCGCATTCACCCGAACCGAGTTCGCGGCGCTCAATCTCGATCTCATCGACCCGTCCGACGCGCTCGAGCGCTTCCCTCATGCGATGGAGTTCTCCAAGAAGGTCGGCCTCGAGCCCGTCGACGAGATCTCGCTGGACACGATCCTCGAGGCCGCGGGGCTCGAACCGGCCGGGCTCCAATAG
- a CDS encoding DUF3883 domain-containing protein produces MLKLEDLQVDTHVAGIEASAPVKLLYIKKAGEDAADVTYELLDGRVLKKTLFRADEAKLEVASETRTWAFDAKPESFKLAAEATRIKLAHLFDPMMAVHTSDVEPLPHQISAVYEAMLPKQPLRFVLADDPGAGKTIMAGLLIRELMLRGDLDRCLIISPGSLVEQWQTELSEKFGLRFDILTNALVESTATGNAFVEHPRLIAKLDQLSRKVEWHDKLKADAARWDLVIVDEAHKMAAHYGLGNELTYTKRYELGRLIGSPERTRNFLLMSATPHNGKEEDFQAWLALVDPDRFYGKARAKAEPKDVTDIMRRMVKEDLIKFDGSKLFPERRAETIKYTLSPAEKDLYERVTDYVRNEMGRADNLEGKKKGMVGFALTILQRRLASSPAAIAHSLRRRREKLEERLDRLKNPASYKKSPGWEDLGLNGDLDEELTAEELEEIEEELVDEATAAKTIPELQGEITLLKGLEREAQDVLKSGVDRKWDELSKILQSDAAEMFLPGGRRRKMIIFTEHKDTLDYLKKKIAGVLGNPAHVIEMHGGTRREDRLRAQEEFRQNPEVVVLVATDAAGEGVNLQVANLMVNYDLPWNPNRLEQRFGRIHRIGQTEVCHLWNLVAIETREGEVFNRLFAKLEEERKALQGKVFDVLGQAFEDRPLKEMLIEAIRYGDRPEVRAKLFEKVEGALDRKHLQDIIDRNALTADVFDQSRLYAVKEAMEKAEAKKLQPFYLRRFVSESLSRFGGELKERESGRYEIKHVPATVRRKHAIDGSRKPVLERYERITFDRGLMRILHKPVADLVHPAHPLMSALIDIVLDTDEKSLHAGTVLVDPTDPSTTPRLMFMLDHGIREGTSMTRLVSRKMQFVEIDAEGRARHAGAAPYLSYDAPWPEYRAVVDRVLAQPWLKRDLSSVALTWASAHLVKEHYDEVTVRRKAVVRKTLEAVHERLTREINHWSKRALELTAEVKAGKQPRMQPENAKKRVEDLKARLEARRRDLEGQLELASNPPTVAGCALIIPQGLIDEAQGKAPAPEADAEVRRRVELIAMNAVMEAEKKLGNLVKDVSADKCGWDVTAITPAGESRHIEVKGRYIDADTFVVTANEVLEALNQGDKFFLAIVRVDGDTVDGPHYIRAPFTKELEGSVVSVNVAMKTLLKRAKAPHLA; encoded by the coding sequence ATGCTGAAGTTGGAGGACCTGCAGGTCGACACGCATGTCGCCGGCATCGAGGCTTCCGCTCCGGTCAAGCTGCTCTACATCAAGAAGGCCGGCGAAGACGCCGCCGACGTGACCTACGAACTCCTCGACGGGCGCGTCCTCAAGAAGACCCTCTTCCGCGCGGACGAAGCCAAGCTCGAAGTCGCTAGCGAGACGCGCACGTGGGCCTTCGACGCGAAGCCCGAGTCCTTCAAGCTCGCGGCCGAAGCGACGCGCATCAAGCTCGCTCACCTCTTCGACCCCATGATGGCGGTCCACACGTCCGACGTGGAGCCGCTCCCGCACCAGATCTCAGCGGTCTACGAGGCGATGCTGCCGAAGCAGCCGCTCCGGTTCGTCCTCGCCGACGATCCCGGCGCCGGCAAGACCATCATGGCGGGCCTCCTCATCCGGGAGCTCATGCTCCGCGGCGACCTCGATCGGTGCCTCATCATCTCCCCCGGGAGCCTCGTCGAGCAGTGGCAGACCGAGCTCTCGGAGAAGTTCGGACTGCGCTTCGACATCCTCACGAACGCCCTCGTCGAGTCGACTGCCACGGGCAACGCGTTCGTAGAGCACCCGCGGCTCATCGCCAAGCTCGATCAGCTCTCCCGCAAGGTCGAGTGGCACGACAAGCTCAAGGCCGACGCCGCGCGCTGGGACCTCGTCATCGTCGACGAGGCCCACAAGATGGCCGCCCATTACGGGCTCGGGAACGAGCTGACGTACACGAAGCGCTATGAGCTCGGCCGGCTCATCGGTTCGCCCGAGCGCACGCGGAACTTCCTCCTGATGTCGGCGACGCCGCACAACGGCAAGGAGGAGGACTTCCAGGCGTGGCTCGCCCTCGTCGATCCGGATCGCTTCTACGGGAAGGCCCGCGCGAAGGCCGAGCCGAAGGACGTCACCGACATCATGCGCCGCATGGTGAAGGAGGACTTGATCAAGTTCGACGGCTCCAAGCTCTTTCCCGAGCGCCGCGCCGAGACCATCAAGTACACGCTCTCCCCCGCCGAGAAGGACCTCTACGAGCGCGTCACCGACTACGTCCGCAACGAGATGGGACGCGCGGACAACCTCGAGGGGAAGAAGAAGGGCATGGTCGGCTTCGCCCTGACCATCCTTCAGCGGCGCCTCGCGTCATCGCCGGCAGCGATCGCTCACTCGCTCCGCCGTCGACGCGAGAAGCTCGAAGAACGGCTCGACCGGCTGAAGAACCCCGCGAGCTACAAGAAGTCCCCCGGCTGGGAGGATCTCGGCCTCAACGGCGACCTAGACGAGGAGCTGACAGCCGAGGAGCTCGAGGAGATCGAGGAGGAGCTCGTCGACGAGGCGACGGCGGCGAAGACCATCCCGGAGCTACAAGGCGAGATCACGCTCCTCAAGGGCCTCGAGCGCGAAGCTCAAGACGTCTTGAAGAGCGGCGTCGACCGGAAGTGGGACGAGCTCTCGAAGATCCTCCAGTCCGACGCCGCGGAGATGTTCCTGCCCGGTGGTCGTCGCAGGAAGATGATCATCTTCACCGAGCACAAGGACACGCTCGACTACTTGAAGAAGAAGATCGCGGGCGTCCTCGGGAACCCCGCCCACGTCATCGAGATGCACGGCGGCACCCGCCGTGAGGACCGGCTGCGTGCGCAGGAGGAGTTCCGGCAGAACCCCGAGGTCGTCGTCCTCGTCGCCACCGACGCCGCAGGCGAAGGCGTAAACCTTCAGGTCGCGAACCTGATGGTGAACTACGACCTGCCGTGGAACCCGAACCGCCTCGAGCAGCGCTTCGGACGCATCCACCGCATCGGGCAGACCGAGGTGTGCCACCTCTGGAACCTCGTGGCGATCGAGACGCGTGAGGGCGAGGTCTTCAACCGGCTCTTCGCCAAGCTGGAAGAAGAACGGAAGGCGCTCCAGGGCAAGGTCTTCGACGTGCTCGGGCAGGCGTTCGAGGACCGCCCGCTCAAGGAGATGCTCATCGAGGCCATCCGGTACGGCGACAGGCCAGAGGTGCGCGCGAAGCTGTTTGAGAAGGTCGAAGGCGCTCTCGATCGGAAGCACCTCCAGGACATCATCGACCGCAACGCCCTCACGGCCGATGTCTTCGACCAGTCGCGCCTCTACGCCGTGAAGGAGGCGATGGAGAAGGCCGAGGCGAAGAAGCTTCAGCCCTTCTACTTGCGGCGGTTCGTGAGCGAGTCGCTCTCGCGGTTCGGCGGCGAGCTGAAGGAGCGCGAGTCCGGCCGGTACGAGATCAAGCACGTGCCGGCGACCGTTCGCCGCAAGCACGCCATCGACGGAAGCCGGAAGCCGGTCCTCGAGCGCTACGAGCGCATCACCTTCGACCGCGGCCTGATGCGCATCCTGCACAAGCCCGTCGCCGATCTGGTGCATCCCGCGCATCCGCTGATGTCGGCACTGATCGACATCGTCCTCGACACCGACGAGAAGTCGCTCCACGCGGGCACCGTGCTCGTCGACCCCACCGATCCGAGCACGACGCCGCGCCTCATGTTCATGCTCGACCACGGCATCCGCGAGGGGACGAGCATGACGCGGCTCGTGTCGCGGAAGATGCAGTTCGTTGAGATCGACGCCGAGGGGCGGGCCCGCCACGCGGGCGCTGCGCCATACCTCAGCTACGACGCCCCGTGGCCCGAGTACCGCGCCGTCGTCGACCGCGTGCTCGCCCAGCCGTGGCTCAAGCGAGATCTGTCGAGCGTCGCCCTCACCTGGGCGAGCGCTCATCTCGTGAAGGAGCACTACGACGAGGTCACCGTGCGCCGGAAGGCCGTCGTACGAAAGACCCTCGAGGCGGTTCACGAGCGGCTCACGCGCGAGATCAATCACTGGTCGAAGCGCGCCCTGGAGCTCACCGCCGAAGTGAAGGCGGGCAAGCAACCCCGGATGCAGCCCGAGAATGCGAAGAAGCGGGTAGAAGACCTGAAGGCGCGGCTCGAGGCGCGGCGGCGAGATCTCGAAGGGCAGCTCGAGCTCGCGAGCAATCCGCCGACCGTCGCCGGCTGCGCGCTCATCATACCCCAGGGGCTCATCGACGAGGCGCAAGGCAAGGCGCCTGCCCCGGAGGCCGACGCGGAAGTGCGCCGGCGGGTCGAGCTCATCGCGATGAACGCCGTGATGGAGGCCGAGAAGAAGCTCGGCAACCTGGTGAAAGACGTCAGCGCGGACAAGTGCGGCTGGGACGTCACCGCCATCACCCCCGCCGGAGAGAGCCGGCACATCGAGGTGAAGGGTCGCTACATCGACGCGGACACCTTCGTGGTCACCGCGAACGAGGTCCTCGAGGCGCTGAACCAGGGCGACAAGTTCTTCCTCGCGATCGTGCGCGTCGACGGCGACACGGTCGACGGCCCGCACTACATCCGCGCGCCCTTCACGAAGGAGCTCGAAGGCAGCGTCGTGAGCGTGAACGTCGCGATGAAGACCCTCTTGAAGCGGGCGAAGGCCCCGCACCTCGCGTGA